The Thermoanaerobaculia bacterium genome has a segment encoding these proteins:
- a CDS encoding carboxymuconolactone decarboxylase family protein: MESRIDYANAAPGAYRAMLGLEQYLHACSLETPLIHLIKLRASQLNGCAYCIDMHWKDLRAIGEGEQRLYSLDAWRETPFYSDRERAALAWTETVTRVADAHVPDEVFEEARRHFSETELVDLTLAIATINAWNRLAIAFRAPAGTYEPQAAAVR, translated from the coding sequence ATGGAATCCCGAATCGATTACGCCAACGCCGCGCCCGGCGCGTACCGCGCGATGCTCGGCCTCGAGCAGTACCTTCACGCCTGCAGCCTCGAGACGCCGCTCATCCACCTGATCAAGCTCCGCGCCTCGCAGCTCAACGGATGCGCCTACTGCATCGACATGCACTGGAAGGACCTGCGCGCGATCGGCGAAGGAGAGCAGCGCCTCTATTCTCTGGACGCCTGGCGCGAAACTCCGTTCTACTCCGACCGCGAGCGCGCGGCGCTCGCCTGGACGGAGACCGTCACGCGCGTCGCCGACGCGCACGTTCCCGACGAGGTCTTCGAAGAGGCGCGCCGGCATTTCTCCGAGACCGAGCTCGTCGACCTGACGCTCGCGATCGCGACGATCAACGCCTGGAACCGCCTCGCGATCGCGTTCCGAGCCCCGGCAGGCACGTACGAGCCGCAGGCCGCCGCGGTTCGATGA